In the Flavobacterium pallidum genome, one interval contains:
- a CDS encoding TonB-dependent receptor, with protein sequence MKINFQYTALIFLLSLSQFALAQKQDEDLGNEVVNVVKPYTPTISDAFKVKETPTLEDEDNTKKEDIEYNIFSFPVASTFTPSKGRAAAVDKTEQERLFKNYVTLAIGNYGNANAELFVTENVGETGYVGGMLRHFSSQGGINDLMLEDKFSNTALDLTYGVKQSNLSWTADLGYQHQIYNWYGIREDYFGQDPALYDGVDAKHTYHNFYLGSKLRFNDSFFKEASVKFDRFWDSFDSAENRFYVKPSFDFNISDTKIKTDFIVDYVGGEFKDNYFGTGALRYGYTNFGVHPSFVINRDAWTVNLGAAAFFSLDTENSDNKFFLYPQVNASLKVVGDLMVFYAGAEGGLDQNTYRDVTNQNPFVSPTLAIAPTDRQYEIFAGLKGKLSSTVSYNLRGSYTSEKNKALFKNNVFPDANEILSDLEPYQLGNSFQLAYDDVKTISFYGELKADFSKNVAFGVNATFNSYTTDIEEEAWNLPALKLATTLDVNITPKWYAGASLFFVGERKDLLQYSGFSEDVATLDSYIDANAHVGFKCNERWTAFLKVNNIANQKYEKWLGYPVQQLQVMLGANYKFDF encoded by the coding sequence ATGAAAATCAATTTCCAATATACAGCACTTATTTTTTTATTATCCCTGTCGCAATTTGCATTGGCACAAAAGCAGGATGAAGACTTAGGCAATGAAGTGGTGAATGTCGTAAAGCCTTACACCCCGACCATTTCTGATGCCTTTAAAGTAAAGGAAACCCCTACGCTTGAAGATGAAGACAATACCAAAAAGGAGGATATCGAATACAATATTTTCTCGTTTCCGGTAGCGTCCACTTTTACGCCTTCAAAAGGCCGTGCGGCAGCTGTCGATAAGACCGAGCAGGAACGCCTGTTTAAAAATTATGTGACATTGGCCATTGGAAATTATGGCAACGCCAATGCAGAATTATTCGTTACCGAAAACGTAGGCGAAACCGGATATGTAGGAGGCATGTTGCGCCATTTCTCGTCGCAGGGCGGCATCAATGACCTGATGCTGGAGGACAAATTTTCGAATACCGCTCTGGATCTTACCTATGGGGTGAAACAAAGCAATCTTTCCTGGACTGCGGATTTAGGGTACCAGCACCAAATTTACAATTGGTATGGGATTCGTGAAGATTATTTTGGGCAAGATCCCGCTTTATATGATGGTGTCGATGCAAAACATACGTACCATAACTTTTACCTGGGTTCGAAACTTCGTTTTAATGACAGCTTCTTTAAGGAAGCGAGCGTGAAGTTTGATCGTTTCTGGGATTCGTTTGATTCTGCGGAAAACCGTTTTTATGTAAAACCGTCGTTTGACTTCAATATTTCAGACACCAAAATCAAAACTGATTTCATTGTAGATTATGTAGGCGGGGAGTTTAAGGATAATTATTTCGGTACAGGCGCATTACGTTATGGTTATACCAATTTCGGTGTGCATCCAAGTTTTGTGATCAACCGCGATGCCTGGACCGTAAATCTCGGCGCTGCTGCATTTTTCAGCCTTGATACTGAAAACAGCGATAATAAGTTCTTCCTGTACCCGCAGGTGAATGCCTCGCTCAAAGTAGTCGGTGACCTGATGGTTTTCTATGCCGGTGCTGAAGGCGGGCTGGACCAGAATACCTATCGCGATGTCACAAACCAGAATCCGTTCGTATCGCCGACATTAGCTATAGCGCCTACAGACAGGCAGTATGAGATTTTCGCCGGCTTGAAAGGGAAATTGTCAAGCACCGTGAGTTATAACCTCAGGGGATCTTACACCAGCGAAAAAAATAAGGCGCTGTTTAAGAACAATGTGTTTCCGGATGCAAACGAAATTTTAAGTGATTTGGAACCTTACCAACTCGGGAATTCGTTCCAGCTGGCTTATGATGACGTAAAGACAATCAGTTTTTACGGAGAACTGAAAGCCGATTTTTCAAAGAATGTCGCTTTCGGTGTCAATGCGACTTTTAACAGCTACACCACCGATATCGAAGAAGAAGCATGGAATTTACCTGCTTTAAAACTGGCTACGACGCTCGATGTGAATATTACCCCGAAATGGTATGCCGGCGCTTCCCTGTTTTTTGTAGGCGAAAGAAAAGACCTGCTGCAGTATAGCGGTTTCTCTGAAGATGTTGCGACGCTGGACAGCTATATCGATGCCAATGCGCATGTTGGTTTCAAATGCAACGAACGCTGGACCGCATTCCTGAAAGTCAATAACATCGCAAACCAGAAATACGAAAAATGGCTGGGCTATCCGGTACAGCAATTGCAGGTGATGCTTGGTGCGAATTATAAGTTTGATTTTTAA
- a CDS encoding tetratricopeptide repeat protein, translating to MHRFRKLFLLPVLALSATISAQKSAVYTNDLKEFNRAVELYKDKQYQSAQIIFEKVKDEVSAQATAQEVEADCAYYIANCAIRLNQAGADGLMEDFVNDYPTSSKQNQAYIEVAEYYFEQGQYPDALEWFDKVDESQLSPDDTEKFNFQKGYSYFTAKNKKEATKYFNTVANSKEYGSQAKYYLGFMAYESDDYKEATKQFDQVGDEPKYKEKMSYFQADMNFKLGNFQKAIDDGNTAMAKSTAQEKSELNKIIGESYFNLKQYDKAIPYLKEYKGKKGKWNNTDYYLLGYSYYQQKDFENAIAQFNKIIDGNDFVAQNAYYHLGESYLKTDRRQQALNAFKNASEMDFDLKIQEDAFLNYAKLSYDIGNSYQPVPDVLSAFLEKYPSNPNKPEIETLLINSFITSKNYKGALALLEKNKSFANKQAYQKVTFYRGLELYTDGSYQEALAMFKKSLGEPRDARFTARATFWKGETEYVLDNFSESLLSFKQFIGFAEAKSTPENKNINYNLGYAYFKLKEYEQAATYFDAYVKAAKDDKTRLNDAYLRLGDSYFVSTKYWPAMDAYNKAIEMKGVDADYAAFQKAISYGFVGRNEKKIEDLNKFIPAFPKSQYRDDALYELANTYVAEKKADEAIKTYDKLVSEAKNGIYAPKSVLKQGLIYYNADKDQLALTKFKKVAADYPNTPEALEAVATARLIYVDNGQVEEYATWVKTLSFVEVSDAELDNDTYEAAEKQYLQNNSKQAISGFNGYIAKFPNGIHALKANFYLAQLYYADGLEENATPKYEFVAAAAKNEYTEQALVRLSQVYLKAKNYDKAIPKLQRLESEADYPQNVTFAQANLMKSFYEKEDYASAVTSAEKVLANPKTDDKVRSDAQIIVARSAIKSNDEAKARTAYAKLLTMAKGEVAAEALYYDAYFKNKDGKFEASNAAVQKLTKDYSGYKYFGAKGLVVMAKNFYGLKDSFQATYILDSVIKNFNDFQDVMDEAKKEKDAIQAEESKTNSSIQK from the coding sequence ATGCACAGATTCCGAAAGCTATTCTTATTGCCCGTATTGGCACTGTCAGCCACCATTTCCGCCCAAAAATCCGCTGTTTACACCAATGACCTTAAGGAATTCAACCGAGCGGTCGAACTCTACAAAGACAAGCAGTACCAATCGGCACAGATTATTTTCGAAAAAGTAAAAGACGAAGTTTCTGCGCAGGCCACCGCACAGGAAGTTGAAGCCGATTGTGCCTATTATATCGCCAATTGCGCCATCAGGCTCAACCAGGCCGGAGCCGACGGGTTGATGGAAGATTTCGTCAATGATTATCCTACGAGCAGCAAGCAGAACCAGGCCTATATCGAAGTGGCCGAATATTATTTCGAGCAGGGGCAATATCCCGATGCGCTGGAATGGTTTGATAAAGTAGATGAAAGCCAGTTGAGCCCGGATGATACAGAGAAATTCAATTTCCAGAAAGGGTACAGTTATTTCACTGCAAAAAATAAGAAAGAGGCCACCAAATATTTCAATACCGTTGCCAACTCCAAAGAATATGGCTCGCAGGCCAAATACTACCTTGGTTTTATGGCCTACGAATCCGACGATTATAAAGAAGCGACGAAACAATTCGACCAGGTTGGCGATGAGCCAAAATACAAAGAGAAAATGTCATATTTCCAGGCAGATATGAATTTCAAGCTTGGCAATTTCCAGAAAGCCATCGACGACGGGAATACTGCGATGGCAAAATCAACGGCACAGGAAAAGTCCGAGCTCAACAAGATCATCGGTGAAAGTTATTTTAACTTAAAACAATATGACAAGGCCATTCCATACCTGAAAGAGTATAAAGGCAAAAAAGGCAAATGGAACAATACCGACTATTACCTTTTAGGCTATTCCTATTACCAGCAGAAAGATTTCGAGAATGCGATTGCCCAATTCAATAAAATCATCGACGGGAATGATTTCGTAGCCCAGAATGCGTATTATCATTTAGGGGAAAGCTACCTGAAGACCGACCGCAGACAACAGGCGCTGAATGCTTTCAAGAATGCTTCCGAAATGGATTTCGATTTGAAGATCCAGGAAGATGCATTTCTTAATTATGCCAAACTGAGCTATGATATCGGAAATTCCTACCAGCCGGTCCCCGATGTATTGTCGGCATTCCTTGAAAAATATCCTTCCAATCCAAATAAGCCTGAGATTGAGACGCTTTTGATCAATTCATTCATCACTTCTAAAAACTACAAAGGCGCGCTCGCTTTGCTCGAAAAAAATAAAAGTTTTGCAAATAAACAGGCGTACCAGAAAGTGACTTTTTACCGTGGGCTTGAATTGTACACCGACGGCAGCTACCAGGAAGCCTTAGCGATGTTCAAAAAATCGCTTGGGGAACCACGTGATGCAAGATTTACTGCCCGTGCTACCTTCTGGAAAGGAGAAACTGAATATGTGCTGGATAATTTCTCTGAATCATTATTAAGCTTCAAGCAATTCATCGGTTTCGCTGAAGCGAAAAGCACTCCGGAAAATAAAAACATCAATTATAATCTGGGTTATGCTTATTTCAAACTAAAGGAATATGAGCAGGCAGCCACTTATTTCGATGCTTACGTTAAAGCTGCAAAAGACGATAAGACCAGGCTCAATGACGCTTACCTGCGACTGGGCGACAGTTATTTCGTTTCCACAAAATACTGGCCAGCGATGGATGCTTACAATAAAGCCATTGAAATGAAAGGTGTTGATGCCGATTATGCCGCATTCCAGAAAGCCATCAGTTACGGGTTCGTAGGCAGGAATGAAAAGAAAATAGAGGACCTGAACAAGTTCATTCCGGCTTTCCCAAAGTCCCAGTACCGTGATGATGCACTGTATGAGCTGGCAAACACTTACGTAGCCGAAAAGAAAGCCGATGAGGCGATCAAGACATACGATAAACTCGTTTCTGAAGCCAAAAACGGCATTTACGCCCCGAAATCAGTACTGAAACAAGGTTTGATATATTATAACGCTGATAAAGATCAATTGGCTTTGACCAAATTCAAAAAAGTTGCCGCTGATTACCCCAACACGCCCGAAGCGCTTGAAGCTGTGGCTACAGCAAGATTGATATATGTAGATAACGGCCAGGTCGAAGAATATGCGACTTGGGTGAAAACACTGTCGTTTGTCGAAGTATCGGATGCTGAATTGGATAATGACACTTACGAAGCCGCGGAGAAACAGTATTTGCAGAACAATTCAAAACAGGCCATTTCAGGCTTCAACGGCTATATCGCCAAATTCCCTAACGGAATCCATGCGCTGAAAGCCAATTTCTACCTGGCCCAATTGTATTATGCAGACGGATTGGAAGAAAATGCCACGCCGAAATATGAATTTGTTGCTGCTGCAGCAAAGAACGAATATACGGAACAGGCTTTGGTCAGGCTCTCGCAAGTATACCTCAAAGCGAAAAATTATGACAAAGCTATCCCGAAACTGCAACGCCTGGAATCAGAAGCGGATTACCCGCAAAACGTCACGTTCGCGCAGGCCAACCTGATGAAATCGTTTTATGAAAAAGAAGATTATGCCTCAGCGGTAACATCGGCCGAGAAAGTGCTGGCAAATCCAAAAACAGACGATAAAGTACGCAGCGATGCACAGATTATAGTGGCGCGTTCCGCCATCAAATCGAACGATGAGGCAAAGGCAAGGACGGCTTACGCAAAACTGCTTACAATGGCGAAAGGGGAAGTGGCCGCTGAAGCACTTTATTATGATGCCTATTTCAAAAATAAGGACGGCAAATTCGAAGCATCGAATGCGGCTGTCCAGAAACTGACAAAAGATTATTCCGGTTACAAATATTTTGGTGCCAAAGGGTTGGTGGTCATGGCCAAAAACTTCTACGGACTGAAAGATTCTTTCCAGGCCACTTATATACTGGACAGCGTCATTAAGAATTTCAACGATTTCCAGGATGTGATGGATGAGGCAAAAAAAGAAAAGGATGCTATTCAGGCTGAAGAATCCAAGACCAATTCATCGATTCAGAAATAA
- a CDS encoding cell division ATP-binding protein FtsE, with product MSQAVVSLKNVNIYQEKNLILSDVNLEVKEGEFIYIIGKSGTGKSSLVKTLYADLPIEEGEGHVVEYDLMKMKESQIPFLRRKIGIVFQDFKLLPDRSINDNMLFVLKATGWKDAREMQDKIDEVLEKVDMKKLGHKMPHQLSGGEQQRVAIARALLNDPELILADEPTGNLDPQTSVEVLEVLRKINGNGKTVIMATHDYALLMKFPSKTLKCENGTMFEVVQKTV from the coding sequence ATGTCACAGGCCGTCGTATCGCTCAAAAACGTTAACATTTACCAGGAAAAGAACCTGATCCTTTCTGATGTCAATCTTGAAGTCAAAGAAGGGGAATTCATTTACATCATCGGGAAATCCGGCACAGGAAAGAGCAGCCTGGTGAAAACGCTGTACGCCGATCTTCCGATTGAAGAAGGTGAAGGCCACGTGGTGGAATATGACCTGATGAAAATGAAGGAATCCCAGATTCCGTTTCTGAGGCGTAAAATCGGGATTGTGTTCCAGGATTTCAAATTGCTTCCGGACCGCAGCATCAATGACAACATGCTTTTCGTACTCAAGGCAACAGGCTGGAAGGATGCCAGGGAAATGCAGGACAAGATTGACGAAGTCCTCGAAAAAGTAGACATGAAAAAGCTTGGCCATAAAATGCCGCACCAATTATCTGGCGGTGAGCAGCAACGTGTCGCCATAGCACGCGCACTGTTAAACGACCCGGAACTGATCCTGGCCGATGAACCCACCGGGAACCTTGACCCGCAAACCAGCGTGGAAGTGCTTGAAGTATTGCGAAAAATCAACGGTAACGGAAAAACGGTGATTATGGCGACGCACGATTATGCCCTGCTGATGAAATTCCCTTCAAAAACACTCAAATGCGAAAATGGCACTATGTTTGAAGTGGTGCAGAAAACGGTTTAA
- a CDS encoding glycosyltransferase family 2 protein, giving the protein MNKLSIIIPVYNEGNTIHLILDKVRNAALPNNISKEIIIVNDCSTNIWKTVIRLFDTKILQSLTLKEKRFGFEPEVTAKISRIRKIRIYEEGISYYGGLMTKARKSTGRMDSARFTAFSATDSDTIPVSCTHADFP; this is encoded by the coding sequence ATGAACAAATTATCCATCATCATTCCGGTTTATAACGAAGGAAATACCATACATCTGATTTTGGATAAGGTCAGGAATGCTGCCCTGCCCAACAATATTTCGAAAGAGATCATCATTGTCAATGATTGTTCAACAAATATATGGAAAACTGTTATAAGGCTTTTTGACACCAAAATTCTACAATCCCTTACACTGAAAGAAAAGCGTTTCGGGTTTGAGCCCGAAGTCACTGCAAAGATTTCCAGGATCCGTAAAATAAGGATTTATGAAGAGGGGATTTCCTATTACGGAGGACTTATGACGAAGGCAAGAAAATCAACTGGAAGGATGGATTCCGCGCGATTTACTGCATTTTCCGCTACGGATTCTGACACTATTCCGGTTTCTTGTACACATGCGGATTTTCCTTAA
- a CDS encoding 2OG-Fe(II) oxygenase, whose protein sequence is MTREAIADLILQKIQSHKPALQSQFLASGKSIGYFFIDDLLPEQLALQINAVFPKASEMTLKKSLREDKYVAAQMNLYHPLLEEIIYAFQDERIVKLVGEICNIDDILPDENLYAGGLSMMGHKQFLNPHLDNSHDKDRERWRVLNLLYYVTPDWQESYGGNLELWPGGLKNKPVTIHSKFNRLAVMATHNNSLHSVSPVVYEGYRCCVSNYYFSKSPLLATDTFHVTSFRGRPENRLSDAVLQIDTWARMLVRKIFRKGIKENPHVYKKPE, encoded by the coding sequence ATGACAAGGGAAGCTATAGCCGATCTCATTTTACAAAAAATCCAGTCCCATAAGCCAGCACTTCAGTCGCAGTTTTTGGCTTCCGGCAAATCCATCGGTTATTTTTTTATTGATGATTTGCTTCCGGAGCAATTGGCGCTCCAGATCAATGCCGTTTTCCCGAAAGCTTCGGAAATGACGCTTAAGAAAAGCCTGCGCGAAGACAAATATGTAGCGGCACAAATGAACCTTTACCATCCGTTGCTCGAAGAAATCATTTATGCTTTCCAGGATGAAAGGATTGTAAAACTTGTGGGCGAAATCTGCAATATCGACGATATTTTGCCAGATGAGAACCTTTATGCAGGCGGCCTTTCGATGATGGGGCACAAACAATTCCTGAATCCGCATCTTGACAATTCCCATGATAAGGACCGCGAACGCTGGCGTGTACTCAACCTTTTATATTATGTAACCCCGGACTGGCAGGAAAGCTATGGCGGGAACCTGGAATTATGGCCGGGCGGACTCAAAAACAAACCTGTGACAATCCATAGTAAATTCAACCGGCTGGCCGTCATGGCGACGCACAACAATTCGCTGCATTCCGTATCACCGGTGGTGTATGAAGGGTACAGGTGTTGCGTTTCGAATTATTATTTTTCCAAATCGCCGTTATTAGCCACCGATACTTTTCATGTGACCTCTTTCCGCGGCAGGCCTGAAAACAGGCTTTCTGACGCCGTATTGCAGATCGATACCTGGGCCAGGATGCTTGTCCGGAAAATATTCAGAAAAGGGATTAAGGAAAATCCGCATGTGTACAAGAAACCGGAATAG
- a CDS encoding glycosyltransferase family 4 protein, translating into MYDAMQEKSLHIISMDHPFPPDFGGVIDVFFKIRALHKLGYKIYLHAYAEKIPESCPELEAITGHVFYYRFSSNPLLFFSRMPFSVASRNDAALYKNLKSVEAPILFESLKTTYLVKKGKLDGFTKILRLHNIEQDYFKGISKTEKSILKKIAFWFEYRKYKMYEQTISSFDKVLALSIFEEQYITEKFGNASYVPVFHGNDTVRDLSGKGTFALYHGDLNTADNRESVRFLANVFKDIPDFKLVIASGSGEDYVNKIIAGQSNAEYVRLKDFPHLKSLMADAHINICWSFQQSGTKLKAVNALFNGRFCIINDNITDDPNVSSLCITTNNKEQLIETVNLLKDQPFEDFERREYLLKSCLDDGANALLIDKILRNQ; encoded by the coding sequence TTGTACGACGCTATGCAGGAAAAAAGCCTTCACATCATTAGTATGGACCATCCCTTTCCACCGGATTTCGGCGGTGTGATCGATGTTTTTTTTAAGATCAGGGCGTTGCATAAGCTGGGGTATAAAATATACCTGCATGCTTACGCAGAAAAGATCCCTGAATCCTGCCCTGAGCTTGAGGCCATTACGGGGCATGTTTTTTATTATCGGTTCTCTTCAAATCCATTGCTGTTCTTTTCCAGGATGCCTTTTTCAGTGGCTTCGAGGAATGATGCGGCACTGTATAAAAACCTGAAAAGCGTCGAGGCGCCCATCCTTTTTGAAAGCCTGAAGACCACTTATCTTGTGAAAAAGGGAAAGCTGGATGGCTTTACCAAGATTTTACGCCTGCACAACATAGAACAGGATTATTTCAAAGGCATTTCCAAAACCGAAAAGTCCATTTTGAAGAAAATCGCGTTTTGGTTTGAATACAGGAAATACAAAATGTATGAGCAAACGATCAGTTCGTTTGATAAAGTTTTAGCGTTATCCATTTTTGAAGAACAATACATCACCGAAAAATTTGGCAATGCCTCTTATGTGCCGGTTTTTCATGGAAATGACACGGTAAGGGATTTAAGCGGAAAAGGGACATTTGCATTGTACCACGGCGATTTAAACACTGCGGACAACCGGGAATCGGTACGTTTCTTAGCAAATGTTTTTAAAGATATTCCTGATTTTAAACTGGTGATTGCTTCCGGTTCGGGAGAAGATTATGTGAATAAGATTATTGCCGGCCAAAGCAACGCCGAATATGTCAGGCTAAAGGATTTTCCCCATTTGAAATCTTTGATGGCCGATGCCCACATCAATATCTGTTGGTCTTTTCAACAATCGGGAACAAAACTGAAAGCCGTCAATGCACTCTTTAACGGAAGATTTTGCATCATCAACGACAATATTACAGATGATCCGAACGTTAGTAGCCTTTGCATTACCACCAACAACAAAGAGCAACTTATTGAAACCGTGAATCTCCTTAAGGATCAGCCTTTTGAAGATTTTGAGCGTCGGGAATACCTCCTGAAGAGCTGCCTTGATGATGGCGCTAATGCGTTATTAATTGATAAAATCCTGCGGAATCAATGA
- a CDS encoding glycosyltransferase family 2 protein, producing MPFFSVIIPLYNKESFIEDTIKSVLKQTFTDFELIIVNDGSIDQSAEKAQAFTDSRIRYFSKTNEGVSVARNFGIDIAQADYISFLDADDYWYPDFLATMKNNISAFPGHRVFSAAIEIETALNTFPAQYTIPKTTECIEVDFFEASSKECVIWTSCAVFHKSVFEKAGRFDPKLKSVQDTDLWIRIGLLYPVIFCWKILARYVFDAGSLSKESKYITEKLHFEDFAAAEKSHSGLKKFLDLNRYSLAIKSKLKGDMMEFKSFADDIDRNGLPLKKRILLSLPGFLLKKLILLQVYLADKGLGSSVFK from the coding sequence ATGCCATTTTTTTCAGTCATCATTCCGCTTTACAACAAGGAAAGTTTCATTGAAGACACGATTAAAAGTGTTTTGAAGCAAACTTTTACGGATTTTGAATTGATTATCGTAAATGACGGCTCAATCGATCAGAGCGCTGAAAAAGCACAGGCCTTTACTGATTCCAGGATCCGGTATTTCTCAAAAACCAATGAGGGCGTTTCTGTGGCGAGGAATTTCGGGATTGATATCGCGCAGGCAGACTATATTTCGTTCCTGGATGCCGATGATTACTGGTATCCGGATTTCCTGGCAACAATGAAAAACAACATCAGCGCCTTTCCGGGACACCGCGTTTTTTCAGCTGCTATAGAAATTGAAACAGCCCTGAATACGTTTCCCGCACAGTATACCATCCCGAAAACGACCGAGTGCATTGAGGTGGATTTTTTTGAGGCGAGCTCAAAGGAATGTGTCATTTGGACTTCCTGCGCGGTATTCCATAAAAGTGTCTTTGAAAAAGCGGGTCGGTTCGATCCGAAATTAAAAAGCGTACAGGATACCGATTTATGGATCCGTATCGGGTTGCTATATCCCGTAATCTTTTGCTGGAAGATACTTGCGCGCTACGTCTTTGATGCTGGCAGCCTTTCCAAAGAATCGAAATATATTACTGAAAAGCTCCATTTTGAAGATTTCGCTGCTGCAGAAAAAAGCCATTCCGGACTCAAAAAATTCCTTGACCTTAACCGTTATTCGCTTGCCATTAAATCGAAACTCAAAGGCGATATGATGGAATTTAAATCTTTTGCAGATGATATTGACCGCAACGGACTGCCTTTAAAAAAGCGCATTTTACTGTCGCTTCCCGGATTTTTATTAAAAAAACTGATCCTGCTGCAGGTGTATCTGGCCGATAAAGGCTTGGGGTCATCGGTTTTTAAATGA
- a CDS encoding sugar 3,4-ketoisomerase, with amino-acid sequence MEQHPEKINTTINDARLIDIPIMHDVRGNLSVVEGDTIPFKMNRIYYLYDVPGGEERGGHAHIENQAVVIALSGSFDVVLKDGRDEKSIMLNKPSQGLLVPTGIWREIRNFSSGSVCLVIASDLFSEDDYIREYEDFLSFKNR; translated from the coding sequence ATGGAACAGCATCCTGAAAAAATAAACACCACCATTAACGACGCCCGATTGATTGACATTCCCATCATGCATGATGTGCGCGGGAACCTGTCGGTGGTGGAAGGCGACACGATCCCTTTTAAGATGAACCGCATTTATTACCTGTACGATGTTCCGGGCGGCGAAGAAAGGGGAGGACATGCCCATATTGAAAACCAGGCAGTTGTGATAGCGCTCAGCGGCAGTTTTGATGTGGTGTTGAAGGATGGCAGGGATGAAAAATCGATCATGCTCAACAAACCCAGCCAGGGTTTGCTGGTTCCAACAGGAATCTGGCGCGAAATCAGGAATTTCTCTTCCGGATCGGTTTGCCTGGTGATTGCTTCGGATTTATTTTCTGAAGACGATTACATCAGGGAATATGAAGATTTCCTGTCATTTAAAAACCGATGA
- a CDS encoding glycosyltransferase: MNRIKVLIVTSSLGAGGAERSAALLSILLSDAGYGVHIVSVLDDIQYDYKGELLNLGALKNADDSAFGRLKRLLVLRKYLKKHNFDWIIDNRTRTVSWSEWIISKWIYPAKKAIYVVRNFRVDFYFPSHKFIAKRIYRESPYIVAVSKEAAEQVRKTYGYQNVITIYNPAANEKIIEMAHQNPVPGNFILSYGRLHDESKNLSLLIEAYAKSGLPRKNILLYILGDGDDLDKLKHKTEDFHLSDKIIFVPKQSNPFPYVKSALFTVLSSRYEGFPRVVIESLAIGTPVVSVDCSSGPKEIIQNGINGLLVENDNPEALADAMDRLADDHNLYHICKTNAQQSIAHLSPENILKEWNSILKK, encoded by the coding sequence ATGAATCGGATTAAAGTACTCATCGTAACGTCATCACTTGGTGCAGGCGGTGCAGAACGTTCCGCGGCATTGCTTTCCATCCTGCTTTCAGATGCCGGTTATGGAGTGCATATCGTCAGCGTACTCGATGATATCCAATATGATTATAAGGGCGAATTACTCAATCTTGGGGCATTAAAAAATGCTGATGATTCGGCTTTCGGAAGGCTGAAACGATTATTGGTGTTGAGAAAATATCTTAAAAAACACAATTTCGACTGGATCATCGACAACCGTACGCGTACCGTTTCCTGGTCGGAATGGATCATATCGAAATGGATTTATCCTGCAAAAAAAGCGATTTATGTCGTCAGGAATTTCAGGGTTGATTTTTATTTCCCGTCCCATAAATTTATTGCCAAAAGGATTTACCGCGAATCACCTTATATCGTCGCTGTTTCTAAGGAAGCGGCGGAGCAGGTCCGGAAAACATACGGCTACCAGAATGTCATCACGATTTATAACCCGGCGGCGAATGAAAAGATTATTGAAATGGCACATCAAAACCCGGTTCCTGGTAATTTTATTTTGTCTTATGGCCGCCTGCATGATGAAAGTAAAAATTTGTCTTTGCTGATTGAAGCCTACGCCAAATCAGGCCTCCCACGGAAAAACATATTGCTTTATATCCTCGGCGATGGCGATGATCTGGACAAGCTGAAACATAAAACGGAGGACTTTCATTTATCGGATAAAATAATTTTTGTGCCTAAACAAAGCAATCCGTTTCCTTATGTAAAGTCGGCCTTGTTTACCGTCCTGAGTAGCCGTTATGAAGGTTTTCCAAGGGTTGTGATTGAATCACTTGCCATCGGTACGCCGGTAGTTTCTGTCGATTGCAGTTCCGGGCCAAAGGAAATCATACAAAATGGCATCAACGGGTTACTGGTTGAAAATGATAATCCTGAAGCACTTGCGGATGCGATGGACCGCCTTGCGGATGACCATAATTTATACCATATTTGTAAAACCAATGCCCAGCAAAGTATTGCCCATCTATCGCCTGAAAATATCTTAAAAGAATGGAACAGCATCCTGAAAAAATAA